A stretch of the Streptomyces venezuelae genome encodes the following:
- a CDS encoding dihydrolipoamide acetyltransferase family protein, with protein sequence MPQVMEFKLPDLGEGLTEAEIVRWLVAVGDVVAVDQPVVEVETAKAMVEVPCPYGGVVTARFGEEGTELPVGAPLITVAVGAGAAEPLSADPGPAEGSRSGSGSGSGSGNVLVGYGTDHSRPARRRRIRPAEPAGAARPAATVVAPVPVPAAAAAPAPGPAPAVAAGGPVPVISPLVRKLARDNGIDLRGLHGSGPEGLILRADVEAALRAPEPVAPAPAAAAAEGMRIPLKGLRGAVAEKLSRSRREIPDATCWVDADATELMAARAAMNAVGGPKISVLALLARICTAALARYPELNSTVDLAANEIVRLPSVHLGFAAQTERGLVVPVVRQAQSMNPEALSAEFGRLTELARTGKLAPADLTGGTFTLNNYGVFGVDGSTPILNHPEAAMLGVGRIVAKPWVHQGELAVRQVVQLSLTFDHRVCDGGTAGGFLRHVADCVENPAVLLRSL encoded by the coding sequence ATGCCTCAGGTGATGGAGTTCAAGCTCCCCGATCTCGGCGAGGGGCTCACCGAGGCCGAGATCGTCCGCTGGCTGGTCGCGGTGGGCGATGTGGTCGCCGTGGACCAGCCGGTGGTCGAGGTCGAGACGGCCAAGGCGATGGTGGAAGTGCCCTGCCCGTACGGGGGCGTGGTGACGGCGCGGTTCGGCGAGGAGGGCACCGAGCTTCCGGTCGGCGCCCCGCTGATCACGGTTGCGGTCGGTGCGGGGGCGGCGGAGCCGCTGAGCGCCGACCCGGGCCCGGCCGAGGGTTCCCGTTCCGGGTCCGGCTCCGGTTCGGGCTCCGGCAATGTGCTGGTCGGCTATGGCACCGACCACTCCCGGCCGGCCCGGCGGCGCCGGATCCGCCCGGCGGAGCCGGCCGGTGCGGCCCGCCCCGCGGCAACGGTGGTCGCGCCCGTGCCGGTGCCCGCCGCTGCCGCGGCACCTGCGCCCGGCCCTGCTCCGGCGGTTGCCGCCGGCGGTCCCGTTCCGGTGATCTCCCCGCTGGTGCGCAAGCTCGCCCGGGACAACGGGATCGATCTGCGCGGGCTGCACGGGTCGGGGCCGGAGGGCCTGATCCTGCGGGCCGATGTGGAGGCGGCCCTGCGCGCCCCCGAGCCGGTGGCCCCGGCGCCCGCCGCGGCTGCGGCGGAGGGGATGCGGATCCCGCTCAAGGGCCTGCGGGGTGCGGTCGCCGAGAAGCTGTCGCGCAGCCGGCGGGAGATTCCGGACGCCACGTGCTGGGTGGACGCGGACGCGACGGAGCTGATGGCGGCACGCGCCGCGATGAACGCGGTCGGCGGCCCGAAGATATCGGTGCTCGCGCTGCTCGCCCGGATCTGCACGGCCGCGCTCGCCCGCTACCCGGAGCTGAACTCGACGGTGGACCTCGCGGCGAACGAGATCGTCCGGCTGCCCTCGGTGCACCTGGGCTTTGCGGCCCAGACCGAGCGCGGTCTGGTCGTCCCGGTGGTCCGCCAGGCACAGTCCATGAACCCGGAGGCCCTGTCGGCCGAGTTCGGCCGGCTCACCGAGCTCGCCCGGACCGGCAAGCTGGCTCCGGCGGACCTCACCGGCGGCACCTTCACGCTCAACAACTACGGGGTGTTCGGAGTGGACGGTTCCACCCCGATCCTCAACCACCCCGAGGCGGCGATGCTCGGTGTGGGCAGGATCGTCGCCAAGCCCTGGGTGCACCAGGGCGAGTTGGCGGTCCGGCAGGTGGTGCAGCTGTCCCTCACCTTCGACCACCGGGTGTGCGACGGCGGAACGGCCGGCGGATTCCTCCGCCATGTCGCGGACTGCGTGGAGAACCCGGCGGTGCTGCTGCGCAGCCTGTAG
- a CDS encoding DUF2752 domain-containing protein has translation MSLPNTPAGPVPWKVRALPAVLGAAAVAGAVYVYGHSPYDPAQLLPQCPWRWATGLSCPACGGTRMAYSLLHGDLAGAVRANALLLGVLPLAAFGYGRWFATTTLEGRRYRLPLGRRGIAAILTIAALWTVARNL, from the coding sequence ATGAGCCTGCCGAACACGCCTGCAGGGCCCGTACCGTGGAAGGTACGGGCCCTGCCGGCCGTGCTCGGGGCCGCGGCCGTGGCCGGCGCGGTGTACGTGTACGGGCACAGCCCCTACGACCCCGCGCAGCTGCTCCCGCAGTGCCCCTGGCGCTGGGCGACCGGCCTGTCCTGCCCGGCCTGCGGCGGCACGCGCATGGCGTACAGCCTGCTGCACGGCGACCTCGCGGGTGCCGTCCGGGCCAACGCCCTCCTGCTGGGCGTCCTGCCGCTGGCGGCCTTCGGCTACGGCCGCTGGTTCGCGACCACCACGCTGGAAGGCCGCCGCTACCGGCTGCCGCTGGGCCGCCGCGGCATCGCGGCGATCCTCACGATCGCCGCGCTCTGGACCGTCGCCCGCAACCTCTGA
- a CDS encoding TM2 domain-containing protein: MSFPQQPDANAPFGYAPNGVPYSEKSKVVAGVLQLFLGCFGVGRFYTGHTGMAIGQLLTCGGLGVWALIDAIMLLVGSNTTDSQGRVLRG, from the coding sequence ATGTCCTTCCCGCAGCAGCCCGACGCCAACGCGCCCTTCGGCTACGCCCCCAACGGTGTTCCGTACTCCGAGAAGTCCAAGGTCGTCGCCGGCGTCCTGCAGCTGTTCCTCGGCTGCTTCGGCGTGGGCCGCTTCTACACCGGCCACACCGGCATGGCCATCGGCCAGCTCCTGACCTGTGGCGGTCTGGGCGTCTGGGCCCTGATCGACGCCATCATGCTGCTGGTCGGCAGCAACACCACCGACTCCCAGGGCCGGGTTCTGCGCGGCTGA
- a CDS encoding NAD(P)H-quinone oxidoreductase: protein MHAITIQQPGGPEALVWADVPDPVPGEGEVLVEVAASAVNRADVLQRQGFYDPPPGASRYPGLECSGRITALGPGVSGWSAGDEVCALLAGGGYAERVAVPAGQLLPVPAGLDLVTAAALPEVVATVWSNVFMVAHLRPAETLLVHGGASGIGTMAIQLAKAVGARVAVTAGGPEKLARCKELGADLLIDYREQDFVAELLEATDGAGADVILDIMGAKYLSRNVAALAVNGRLAVIGLQGGVKAELNLGALLSKRAAVTATSLRARPLEEKAAIVASVREHVWPLIEAGRIRPVVHRTFPMAEAAEAHRMLDSGSHVGKLLLIR from the coding sequence ATGCATGCGATCACCATCCAGCAGCCCGGCGGCCCCGAGGCCCTGGTCTGGGCCGACGTCCCCGATCCGGTGCCCGGCGAGGGCGAGGTCCTCGTCGAGGTCGCGGCCAGTGCCGTGAACCGGGCCGATGTGCTCCAGCGACAGGGTTTCTACGATCCCCCGCCCGGCGCCTCCCGGTACCCGGGGCTGGAGTGCTCGGGCCGGATCACCGCCCTCGGCCCGGGGGTTTCCGGCTGGTCGGCGGGCGATGAAGTGTGCGCCCTGCTCGCGGGCGGCGGCTACGCGGAGCGGGTCGCGGTCCCGGCCGGACAGCTGCTGCCGGTCCCGGCGGGACTGGACCTGGTCACCGCCGCGGCACTGCCCGAGGTGGTCGCGACGGTCTGGTCGAACGTGTTCATGGTGGCCCATCTGCGCCCGGCCGAGACCCTGTTGGTGCACGGCGGGGCCAGCGGCATCGGCACCATGGCGATCCAGCTGGCCAAGGCGGTGGGGGCTCGGGTGGCCGTGACGGCCGGCGGTCCCGAGAAGCTGGCGCGGTGCAAGGAGTTGGGCGCGGACCTTCTGATCGACTACCGCGAGCAGGACTTCGTGGCGGAGCTCTTGGAGGCCACCGACGGGGCCGGCGCGGATGTGATCCTGGACATCATGGGCGCCAAGTACCTCTCGCGGAACGTGGCGGCGCTGGCGGTGAACGGCCGGCTCGCCGTGATCGGACTGCAGGGCGGGGTGAAAGCGGAACTCAACCTGGGGGCGCTGCTGTCGAAGCGGGCGGCGGTGACGGCGACCTCGCTGCGGGCCCGGCCCCTGGAGGAGAAGGCGGCGATCGTCGCGTCCGTGCGGGAGCATGTGTGGCCGCTGATCGAGGCCGGTCGAATCCGGCCAGTGGTGCACCGGACGTTCCCGATGGCGGAGGCGGCAGAGGCTCACAGAATGTTGGATTCCGGATCTCACGTGGGGAAATTGCTGCTCATTCGGTGA
- a CDS encoding potassium channel family protein, protein MARHADEKLVSRRVKLPRRVVEKPLRQVGKRLLMALFVLVLTVLLVYVDRDGYHDNANETLDFLDCVYYATVTLSTTGYGDIVPYSDSARLMNILLITPLRVLFLIILVGTTLEVLTERTREEWRLNRWRKQLRDHTVVIGFGTKGRSALQTLLSTGLEKERVVIVDPSSKVVDMANAEGFTGVVGDATRSDVLLRAELQKARQIVIATQRDDTAVLVALTARQLNRGAKIVAAVREEENAPLLRQSGADAVITSASAAGRLLGLSVLSPSAGAVMEDLIQQGSGLDLIERPVTKSEAGRNVRDTADLVVSVLRGHRLLPYDDPHAGPLQLTDRLIVIVRAAPPATPAVTLPPAD, encoded by the coding sequence ATGGCCCGCCACGCCGACGAGAAGCTCGTCTCACGACGGGTCAAACTCCCCCGGCGGGTGGTGGAGAAACCCCTCCGCCAGGTCGGCAAGCGTCTGCTGATGGCCTTGTTCGTGCTGGTCCTGACCGTTCTCCTGGTCTATGTCGACCGGGACGGCTATCACGACAACGCCAACGAGACCCTCGATTTCCTCGACTGCGTCTACTACGCCACCGTCACCCTCTCGACGACCGGCTACGGGGACATCGTTCCCTACAGCGACAGCGCACGGCTGATGAACATCCTGTTGATCACGCCGCTGCGCGTACTGTTCCTGATCATCCTGGTCGGCACCACTCTCGAGGTCCTCACCGAACGGACCCGGGAGGAGTGGCGACTGAACCGCTGGAGGAAGCAGTTGCGGGACCACACCGTGGTCATCGGTTTCGGCACCAAGGGCCGGTCGGCCCTGCAAACCCTGTTGTCCACCGGCCTGGAGAAGGAACGGGTGGTCATCGTCGACCCGAGCTCCAAGGTCGTCGACATGGCCAACGCCGAGGGCTTCACCGGGGTGGTGGGCGATGCCACCCGCTCCGATGTCCTGCTCCGCGCCGAGCTCCAGAAGGCACGTCAGATCGTCATCGCCACCCAACGGGACGACACCGCGGTACTGGTCGCCCTCACGGCCCGCCAGCTCAACCGGGGAGCGAAGATCGTCGCCGCGGTACGCGAGGAGGAGAACGCCCCGCTGCTGCGCCAGTCCGGGGCCGATGCCGTCATCACCAGTGCCAGCGCGGCCGGCCGGCTGCTCGGCCTGTCCGTCCTCAGCCCCAGCGCGGGCGCCGTGATGGAGGACCTGATCCAGCAGGGCAGCGGCCTGGACCTGATCGAGCGCCCGGTGACCAAGTCCGAGGCGGGCAGGAACGTCCGGGACACCGCGGACCTGGTGGTGAGCGTGCTGCGCGGCCATCGGCTGCTGCCCTACGACGATCCGCACGCCGGCCCGCTGCAACTGACCGACCGGCTGATCGTCATCGTCCGTGCGGCGCCGCCCGCCACCCCGGCGGTGACGCTGCCTCCCGCCGACTGA